The genome window tgcagaatgaTCAAAACAAATGGTTCCTTTTGACATATGGGAGAGAAGGCTTTCCTTGGAAATAACTAGATAGTCACTCAGGAATTAAATTAGAAGTGTGTTGAATGACTGAGTGACTACCtagttttatgtatgtgtgtgtgtgtgtgtgtgtgtgtgtgtatatatatatataaaatgaaatgtggcaagacaagaagaaaaatttataGACATTGATGAGTGCCAAGCACTTATAGGAGGGAAGATATTACAAAGGGGTAACTGTTGCTCATTCAATATTAATTCATTAGAAAATAAACGTGGATGAGGTAAAATAGCAAATGAATTAAACATGTGAACTCTGGGGTGAAAGAGCTTGGATGCAGTGTTCAGTACACCACTGACCAGCTGCCTTAACTGCTAAAGTTACTTAGCTCTGCCACTTGGTCTatgtaaaaaaatggaaataacattcTTAGCATAGTTCCTAGCATTTAATTAGTGCTCTCAACAAGTTAGcctccattattattattattattattattattattattatttagttgaACCACTGTTTAACATTATctgtttctctgctttattttattatgcataGAATAGGCTAGACTATTAATAGGCTTACAGATTTTTttaaggggtgggggaagaagggtTGCTGAGAAATTACCTATTTATATTAAAGTTGTGTTTACATGTATGTATTCATTAGCATCCCAGCAATTTTACCTTGATGTTGCCCTGGACTCTTAATGTTCACTCTGTGGCATTTTAATGAGCTACTTACTTGGCAAATAGTTACTTACAAATTAACAACTCATTTGGTTTGTTCCTGCCTTTTGTTTCTAACATGTTAGGTGATTTTCATCTGCTGTTTCTGTGATGTTCATGTACAACTCTAACTCTCCCTGTGTGGCATCCATTTTAAAAGCAGATAAAGTTCTTCCAGTCAGCCTCTGTGGCAGGGGCaatgggatgggggagaaagaaGCAATTGGGGAACAATCATAAATGCACTGTCAATCAAGGTATTTCTTTTCTGGAAGGCTGATTTTATAATCTTTCTTTGCATTACCTTACTGTTATGAAACTTGTAATGGAAATGACCTAGAATCTCCCTAAACAACTCTTTGTAATGGGATACAATTCAGTTTGAAAGCTAAAGGTAAAAGATCATTGTGATGAGATGTCATTTACAAAGCACTGATCTCCAAGCAGGATGATTCAAAAATTCCAGACTAAGTCATCTGTCCTAGCAACCGAAGGGCTGAGGAGAAGAGGAGAACTGAGCAGAAACTGTTAAACCTGGGAAACCAAGTGATATATGACTCATTCCAGCTGCCCTGTGAATGAGCGAGTGAACCCTTGTAGAAAAGGGGCCTGGATTAGGGAGATGACTTCTCTCTGTCGGCGCGATACTACACATTACAACAATGTCAGGAGACTCATGACCACTTTTAACATGGATTAAACCCCCAATGTGGCATGCACATCTAGGAAAGTATGACTTTCAGCACCCTAgaatgtgtcattttaaaaaacagtgggAAATACTATACAAAAAGGAGGGACCAGGATTGAATGGGAATGTGACAGATCCCCGCCCCCCACATGCACACATTCATAGCCACAATATCAGCACTGTATTTATTCCTTAACACtcttttttctgctacctttgcTTCTTAGCTTCCATGCAtctcctaacacacacacacacacacacacacacacacacacacacgaaatagCTAGATCATCTGGATCCATTTAGGGACTGAATTTCCTAAGTGCCAGTGAGATAAACAGACCCTATAATATAGTTGTCACCAGAACAAACCAATGTTTGATCAATGGTCCATTTGCTCGGTGGACTGTGAACCTTCCTTGAGAGCTGAAATGACAAATATTAGTAAAGTATTATCATCAGCTATCATCAGACAGTTGGTTAATTGTCCCTTGTGGTGTGAATTATGAATTAGGAATCTGTATGTAGCTATAAATGGTACCACAGCACGATCAGATCATTGACCAATTGATTCAGCTGCTCCATGCTTTCTGAAGAGATCAAATCCCCCTTCTGGAACCCTCTAACCCACAGTGGCATCTCTCCTTCAGAAGTTCTGAATACTGTGGCCAGTACCAGTGTTTTTCAATCTTAAATGATTAAAATCAGCTAAAAAATAAGCAGGCGCCATCAATATATTATACttgttaatttgtaaattaagaaTCACAcagtataaaacaaacataaattagaaaaagatgagCTAAGATGACATCAATATTTAAAGTCATTATCAACAATGCAAAAAGACATTTTTGCTCTCACATAAAATATTGACAGGTATCGTTTGTTATGGACTATTTCGTATCATTATTCAGagtcttggttttgttttaaaatacttgattttATTGTTTGTCAAAACTAAAACAGTTACTACACGAAGATGTGTAAATCTGAATGGAAGATGTGCATCATTTTTTACACTTACCAAAGCATTACAAGTATGTTTATGCTTGGGTTTCAATCACACCCTTCAATCATCAAAGAGTTTTTGTTGAAATTTGGCAAGCGAATGTTCCTTCTTCCCTGTTAAAAATGAATCAGAAGGTGTGGCATGTTGATATTGTGAACACACTAGTTCAAACACTAAACACTTTATTtgtaagattttaaaacagattagaaatttttaatttccaagttttTCAACCCTAGAGATACAAAGAATTTGGTAGGAAAcatgcatgatttttttcaggactaaaaattacataaagtTGGAACTATTTCTAAAtatccattttcaaaatgttttcttcagtgtTCTAAGTTTCTTTCAAAAGGcagtttcttctcccttctcattAGCTTAAGGGATGGTTCAGAGGGGATATAAATACCCATTTCATGAcggcaaaggggatcaaatatatggtgatggaaggagaactgactctgggtggtgaacacacaatgggatttataaatgatgtattacagaattgtacacctgaaacctatgtaactttactaacaattgtcatcccaataaattaaaaaaaaaaatacccatttcAAATAGTCTTCTTGATCATTTTGAttcccttttttttattttgctaactTCTGATCACATCTGACTAGATCATCACTGCTTTTACCTTGTCATAAGACTAATGAAAAGTTTGTTTTAGGAGCAGGAGACAGCCCATTCTGCCATATGTTTGTTGCTCACTTGTGCACGCATTCTTCTATTCGTACAGTATTATCTTCAGTTTATGATTTTCTTGCTGGAATCTTTTTAAGCTACTTGTCCATTTAGTGAGAGTTAATTTAAACCAATATTATCAGCTATAATTGCCACTTAGGATGGCATGGGTATAACTACTGTACGTCTCTACATGCTGAGTTAACAAGTGAGGATGCTGTGGATGACCCAGAGATTTGGGaaatttccattctttctttgaatGCTCACTTACCACAGGAAACTGTGGTCATGGGCGAACGAGGCCACATGTGTCAGTCCATATATTAAATACTATTAAAGcttaacttcttttttatttttattaaaaatacttatagGGTTGTAtactttctttctatacctacCTGAGTGGATTGTTCACGCAGCCCACTTTGGGAACTAGTGGTCTATGTGACTCCTTTGCTTttagggcctttgcacctgctgttcttTGCCTGGAACGCTGTCCCCACACCCTTCAATAGTTAGCTACTACTTATCCTTCAAGTTTCATCTGCAATATTGTTTCCTCCTGGAGCATTCCAAGGTCTTCCCTGTCTTCTCAAAATAGGCCAGGTCTCTCTGTTATAAGCTTTCATAGGATCCTATTGCATTCCTTCCAGAGCCCTACATAGCACATAGTTACAGATTTTCCTGTGTGATAAAGAATGACCTCTGTGCTCTTTAGAAACTGTAGTCCCCATGAAAGTAGGGGTCACATCCATTTTCTATTGTATGCCCAGTCGTTAGCATAGTGCTTCACAAATATTCGGcaatcaatgaatatttatagaatacATGAAAGATAGATTATCACTTACTCTGGGACCCATTCATATACAAGACATCTCCTTTCACTCTTCTAGTTTTATTAATCGTCTACTTTTACCCTCTTATTAATGGGAAAACTATAATATAAGAGGGCTATatgttggtgaaaatgtggaggaaagggaacttTTGCACACTGttgtggaaatataaattggtacagccatatggaaaacagtatggaggttatttttaaaaactattattaaaattaccacatgatccagcaatctcatttctgggtatatatctgaagaaaataaaatcaggatcccaaagagatatctgcactcccatgttcactgcggcattattcacaatagccaagatatggaaacaacctaagtgtctgtctaTGGATGACTGAGTAAAGAAAACGTGATACAGGGCCATCGCTGAAGCGCCAGCGGCCAAAATGAAGTTCAACCCCTTTGTGACTTCTGACCGGAGCAAGAACCATAAAAGACATTTCAGTGCACCTTCCCACATTTGCAGGAAGATTATGTCTTCTCGTCTTTCCAAAGAGCTGAGACAGAAGTACAATGTTCGATTCATGCCCATCCGAAAGGATGATGAGGTTCAGGTTGTCCGAGGACACTACAAAGGGCAGCAAATTGGCAAAGTGGTCCAGGTTTACAGGAAGAAATACGTCATCTACATTGAACGAGTGCAGCGGGAGAAGGCTAATGGCATGGCAGGTCATGTGGCCATTCACCCCAGCAAGGTGGTTATCACTAGACTAAAGCTGGACAAAGACCGCAAAAAGATCTTTGAACAGAAAGCCAACTCTCGCcaagtaggaaaggaaaagggcaaatataaggaagaaacaaTTGAGAAGATGCAGGAATAAAGTAATCTTAGATACAGCTTtcattaaaaactgtaaaaataaacaaaagaaaatgtgatatatatacatatacatatatatacatatatatatgtgtgtatatatatatatatatatatatatatatatatatatgtatgtatgttattcagccataaaaaagaaggccatcctgccatttgtgacaacatggatgaacctggaggacattatgataaatgaaataaaccagacaaagacacatACTGTATGTCATCGCTtaaatgtggaatttaaaaatatatatattcaaactCATAGaatcagaaagtagaatggtagttgccaggggctggaggataTGGGAAATGGACAGATGTTGGTTAAAGTGTgcagacttccagttataagatgaataaattctgagaatctgatgtacagcatggtgactataattaaatattgtattgtatacttgaactTTGCTAGAGTGTAGATCATAAGCATtctcaccaaaaaacaaaaaggtaatttTGTGAAATGATGGATGTGCTAACTAACTTGATTATGGTAAGtatttcacaatgtacacatatatcaaatcatcatattatacactttaaatatatacaattttatttgtcaattatacctcaataaaactggatttaaaaaaaggCAGTTATGTGGCATGCCTCAGGTTACACCATTAGTTGATAACAGGAGGAGGAAAACTTGAGGCTCTTGATCCCGAGGGCCGGAGCTTTTTCTGTGCGTCCCAGAAGTCAGGAGAGAAAAGTCAGCATTGGAAACTGCCTTCTTCTTCAGTTCATCAGACTCCCTAAGACCAAAAGTTGtcttggaatataaaataaatttgtgggaataaagattttaaaacaataagacAAAGAGCCTAGCAGAAAAGCTTTATAAAGACCACAAGTTGACAATTcatagaagaaatataaattaccaattaacgtgaaattatatataaactaaGGGAATTATTATCTAAGTAAAAATTATGCTCTTTTCCCCCATAGGAGTgctaaagtctttttaaaaaattggtcaTACCTACTGatgtcaagaaagtgaaaaaaatgggtCCTCTCATAAATTCTTTGTGAGACCATAAATTGGTACAatgttttttattccatttagcAGTATTTATTAACGTTTTGAATGTCCGTGCCCTATGACTCAGTACTCTTAGGAACTAAACATACAAATgcttgaatgaatgagcaaaaaTATATTACAAGATGTTCATTGTAGGAAAACTTTGGATACAACCTAAATACCCACAAATAGGAAAGTCATTAAATAAATCATCGTTCCATCAAACTATGGAAAATGATGCAGTCATTTAAAGAATGCTGTAGATCAACATGTACTGATGTGGAAAGCTAAATTATAttgctaactttttaaaaatgcatcatatgattccatttgtgttttatttaattttaagtaaacacTAAACTTCTAATAATGATTACCTCTAAAGAGGGAAATAATATGGGAGGATAAATAGCAGGGACTTGTACTTTTTACTGTAGTATATGCTTCAGGATTATTTCCATTGTCACAAGCATGTGTTTCTCCCATAATTTCTTTTCCTGCCAAATCACTTGCTGCTGTTGTTTCAAGTCTCCAAGGCAGATAGGGAAGAGCTTTGTCACTCCCTGCTCCTGGTACTCATGTAAAACCTGGATGGACTATGATACCCCTGGCCATGCTGGGGGCAGCTGGGAGACAATGGCTAAGTTTCTGTACCTTCCCATCAAACACACCCAGACCGCCAGGTGGAAAGATGGCAGAGGATGTTTGCTGTACAACCCAAAGCTCATGAGGCATAACATGTGTTTCTTCCTCAGCTGGGCCTGGCCAGAGCAATGCGTATGCAACGCAGACACAGGCAAAGTCGGCCTCACTGCTACGTTCAGAAGATAAGTGCACTTTTCCCAGGAAGTTGTGGAGAACTCTGTGGAGCTCCCAATGCAATTTTCCAATGTCCCTTTCCATACAGAGGGTAGGGCAGGTCATGTCAAGGAGAACACATAACAGAGGTTTCTTAAGGAGCAGTGGAGGGTGTTGACTATTATTCAGTAAATGTGCTAGAGCTCTTCATGTGTCAAAATTAGTACAATTATTTAAGGACATTATTTCCTGAAAGCTTTggtccttcctctcctcttcttccagcAAACCACACCGCCTCTTCAATATCCATCTGTAATTCCACTCTCTAAAACTTGGTGATCACCTCCTCCTCAGCCCCTCTAACATAACCTTACCTAACATCACCTCACCTCCTCTAAACCTAGAGCTGTGTGTGTTCACTCAGTTAAACTGACAAGGAACTGTCTGATAAcatctcctctcttccttttgtcAGTTGTTTAAATCTTTGTTTGTTATTTGACTTtatgtttgtcttcttttccagACTGGGTAGAGATCCAGCGTTAAACTGCTTCCTACAATTTTGCCATAACAGACATCCAATAAATACCTGcaaatttgaaaaactataaacaaGAAGGCCaggaattctattttttttctttgtttgtttggtttttcagtTTGGTGATTTATGTATACATACTTCTTGTTCCCCTCCAGAGTTTATGTGTACTATTCATCAAAAggaattcaacattttaaatgaataatgaaattcataaatgtttaatattcatttataagcCCAAGAAGAGTGAAAAACTATATAGTAGCCAACAGTGCAAGTTAACTAACAAAAACGAAAAATTGGCTTCAACTAGAGAATGATGTTCATATTTCATATCCAATAAAATATCATGAACAAATGAGGTGAAAGCTTAGGAAGATAACTAGTCTTGTCAAATAGAAATaggtgtagtgtgtgtgtgtgttttaaattaaaaagtgaaattcaagGCTCCTTTGCTTAATGAAGCCAgttctttcatcttttaaaatgacagTTAAAGTCAAAACtggaatttggggggaaaaggagATTTAGGACCTCCCTTCAGACATTAATAAACACTACTCCACATTCTAAAACTATTAGACATAATTTGGCATAATTGCCAATCTTTCCTGAGCAAAGACATGCAACTCAGTTGTTTTAACTGCTAAACTCTTTTCACAAAGACTGATCACTTCAGTTTGGGGCTCAGGGTTCCTGCCTTCAGAGAGGCACAgtgaggaaatatatttttggtccTGTATATCAATACAgaacttttgttttctcaaacTCATCTTAAGAGTGAGACGGAGACACAGATTTGCTGAgaccaaaatgtattttctatggCGCTGTATTGAAGAAAATTCATGTAAGGAGAATGAagacaattgtttttattttctcttagctGAATTCCACTCTAAGTTTGTtgaatcttaaaatttgtatagacCTCAAAAATATTTCACTCTGAGGACATATGCTTTCTTATGGTGACTTTCTGTCCAACTTGTCTCATCTGTCTAATTTAGATCATAACCCCTCAAGGCAGACACCAtgtattttagagcatttttctTAAAGCACTATTATGCTACCGAGTTCAGTAAATCTTAAATAGCAATACATCTTCCATTGCCCTTCCCTGCCACCTCCTGTTGGTTATTCTGGCCTCCTGTTTCAATGTGTGTGGTTCACTGTCCTTCCATTAAACTATTGGAGTGGGTAGGAATTTTCTAATTCAAGTATTATTCATTTGAGATATATTCCCTAGTATATAGcaatgggggtgggagaaggaaggaggggggagaCACCAAGAGTCATATTGATCAGTATTGATTACAGTGAAACCAAAAGCAgctgttttttcttaattgtgcAAGACATAACCTGTTGAGGACCACCAAGGTTTGAAAACAATGTATCTAACTTTTCGTATCtctactatattttaaaagtattcatttccttccttttcaccccatctgtaaaaaacaaaaaaaaaataataatcagtaaGTGAAGACACTCCAATGCTGAATGAATTTTTCAGCATGTTTggttagaatatttttaaaagttgttttactTTTGTATGTACTGAGAAGCACCAAAattactcagaaaaataaatgcaggaaatCTTTCTGGCTTAGTAGAAGGCTCTCCCTGGTCATGCAAACTTGTTTTGCTTCAGGATAGCTTGAGAACCTTCACAGTAGAAGATGCTAGTCATCTGGCAACTATAGTGCTTACAGtgaatcattgaataaattaTTACCATCCACGGAGGCTGCCTCTTTGGATAATTAGCAATTTCAATCTAAGAAAGATACTGTAAAGTACACTCCAGCTCTGACATCAATTGAAAATTTGCCAGGGTAAGTAGCTAAATTAGACTGCTGTAAATACTATCTAgaactttattttcaattatatgcTCTTGGAAATTTTACCtaaaactatattatatatagtccTTTGGAGCATATAGTAGCAAACTAAGATCTCACACAAAAATGGGATTTcactataattttagaaatttaccAAATAAAAGACTTTAAGGTGGGATTTATTGTATATACATAGataaacagaatataaaaacTGTACGTACCATTTTCACAGCTTTTTCCCCCAGTTTTGTGTATGCCCTTGTAAGAGATGGGGAACATTCCCTGTGGTCACATTTGATTATATCTCTGTCTATGAATTAAGTTGATGGGTGTATTCCACTTGGGAAATTGCTCTATAGTTGAAATACAGGTTTTATGACCTCTGTGCTGATCTCTATTTTGTAGCTTAAAAAGACCTATTAGAAATTTAATATCAGACAGAAGATTCTCTGAGACTTGCATTCTTGCATTGTGACTAAGGCTTAAGCTTAAACAATTAAGAATACAATCAAATATTTTGCAAGttcacatttcaaaatgatttcttattAATGCAAACAAtgatatgatcattttaatataaattatttcaattgttttttcataattgcaaaaaagaaaaaaaatggtacatGGACATTATACCCCCAATTTGAaataaaagagggaggaaaaatctTTATCTCAGGCATAATCAAAAATAGACATAGATAAAATTTAATCCAACGACTTCTCTTACTTTTTTAGCCTTTCACAAAATACCCAGGAAAGTTAGCAACtacaatgaccaaaaaaaaaaaaaaaaaaaatctttaaagagtCATTTAATCAGATCATTGCAATGCACAATCTCTGAAGTAATTTTCATAAATTCATAGATGTTCAGAAAAgaggttataaaatataaagcagaaataatttataaatgtacgTAATTAAAACAATACTACTTTAATAATGAGACATTCTCCAAAAAgatcaaaacacatttttttaaaaattaaatctcataATTATCACTATAGAAAAGTATGTATTCTATTTTTGACCActggacttaaaaaaataaaaaaagatagttttttaACGGCTTTGTCTTGCACtcttagaaatgtattttaaaattaagtgacCAGGAGACATTGCTACTGGCAAAGCATTAGCAGGGAAGAGACCTCAATAAAATTAGCAGTGAGACACTGAATCATTTCTTCTGTTAGTGAAAGTCAGAGGCAAAAGTTCTAAAATGAtacaattgcaaaaataaatcaaataagcaTGTCATTTCTGCTTTTCTAGATTAATATATTAACCATGTAACATTGTTCAAAATTATGTCAGTTACGCAtataataatcttttaaattaatgaaGTGATGAAGCAGTTTGATGACACCCATGATTTACAGGGCTGCTTTTAGCTAATGGTAAAAgcctttcatttaataaattgcCCCCTTGAGAAATTaccaaaaatgaatattttctatgcTAAATGTTTCAAGGTTTACACTTTTTCAATATATTAACAAATGGCAAGGAAGAcgcatttttcaaaatatatcttcttttacatatatttaattgaaattaattaGTATATCACTTTAGAAGGAAAGATTATACAAGATTATTTATGAGAATTTTTGTGAAGCAATAAAGCTGAATTTAAACAATGAAATCCATCATAGTTTTACAAAATTTGTATGATAAATTGGGAATCATTTCAAGCTTTTtgattaaagaggaaaaattctATAGAATCTATGTTCTGAAAATATAACTAGGGCTCTTTGCTCTTAGCTTAATCATTGCCTTAATTGTTTGTCTGCATTATTTATTAAGATTGAAACTATATTTATTACTAATAAGTCTttgtcattttataataatttgtgttttgttcacttttaCCTAGAATTTCTTCATgaattattatatgtatattatatgtataaatcatacatgtatatatgattttagctccaagatatttttaattcaatcatGAATAATGATAGTCAGACCTTACAATCATTTCCATTGTCTTATGGTTTTATGTGGCCCCAGAGATGTGTTTGAATACAAGAGAAATAATGTCTTATGGAGAGATGGTCTATAAGTTCGTTAGGAGATCAAAATAGATTTTAGTCAAGCCAGGATATGCTTGCATGTGataagagcaagaaagaaaaggagctaAAAATAACTAGCAAAGAAAGCCTGAAATTGATGTTCCCTGTGCTTatggatttgtttttataatgtgtAGACTGATTTTTATTCCACTTCTGAATTAGTAATTTGCCTAGTACATTGGGCCAATTTCTCTTCAAAGCATTTGCAGCTCCAGCCctaaaaacaagaataattaaTCTGTGCTTCTTGAGTCCAATGGATATAATTTTAGGCAGGCAGATgtcaaggaaataatttttagaattcttATAATCAATGGCAGTATAATGGAGAATTGCCTGTTGgcatttcaaatgattttaaggaattttaaacTTTCATCAATGAATTTTTAATGTGTACTAATAATGGATGCTCATGGGATTGTAGTCTGTGCACA of Rhinolophus sinicus isolate RSC01 linkage group LG05, ASM3656204v1, whole genome shotgun sequence contains these proteins:
- the LOC109437628 gene encoding large ribosomal subunit protein uL24, with amino-acid sequence MKFNPFVTSDRSKNHKRHFSAPSHICRKIMSSRLSKELRQKYNVRFMPIRKDDEVQVVRGHYKGQQIGKVVQVYRKKYVIYIERVQREKANGMAGHVAIHPSKVVITRLKLDKDRKKIFEQKANSRQVGKEKGKYKEETIEKMQE